A region of Gemmatimonadota bacterium DNA encodes the following proteins:
- the gcvH gene encoding glycine cleavage system protein GcvH, with amino-acid sequence MNTPSDLRYSTEHEWVRLEGDIATVGITDFAQSELGDIVFVELPSEGDPVAEMGVFGAVEAVKTVSDLYSPMGGTVTEVNDDLEDNPEAVNQDPYGDGWMIRLKVDDAGAFTSLMTAADYRSFTGA; translated from the coding sequence ATGAACACGCCCTCAGATCTCCGCTATTCGACTGAACACGAGTGGGTGCGCCTGGAGGGCGACATCGCCACCGTCGGCATCACGGACTTCGCGCAGTCCGAACTGGGTGACATCGTCTTCGTGGAACTGCCTTCGGAAGGCGACCCCGTGGCCGAGATGGGCGTCTTCGGGGCGGTGGAAGCCGTGAAGACCGTGTCGGACCTCTACAGTCCCATGGGCGGGACCGTGACGGAGGTCAACGACGACCTGGAAGACAACCCCGAGGCGGTCAACCAGGACCCCTACGGCGACGGATGGATGATCAGGCTGAAGGTGGACGACGCGGGCGCCTTCACCAGCCTGATGACCGCCGCCGATTACCGCTCCTTCACCGGCGCCTGA